The Synergistaceae bacterium nucleotide sequence AGTCAAAGAATATTAGACACGCTCATAATGCAATGCAGAAAATATAACGTCAAAATTTTTCGCTCAAATCCCGTTAAAGCTCTCAAGATAAAAGACTCGCGAGTCCTTTACGTAATCACAGAAAATGAAGAAATCAGCGCAAATAAATTCATAATCGCTGCAGGCGGCAAATCTTACCCCCGCACAGGTTCAACGGGCGACGGCTACAGACTCGCACAACAGGCAGGACACACAATCACAAAATTATATCCTGCTCTCGTTCCGGTAAAGACTCAAGAAACTTGGCCGAAATTAGCCAGCGGATGTGATTTAAGAAATGTAAGACTCACAGTGATTCGCAACGGTATCGACATAGATAATAGATTCGGGCAGATGGAATTTACTAATTTCGGAGTCAGCGGCCCCATTGTAATGGACTTAAGCTCGTTTATTCCTGAATGGCAGGAAGGCGCAGAGAGTCTCGAATTTTCCCTAGATTTAAAGCCTAGTCTAACTCATGGGATATTAATAGAACGAGTCAAACGCGAAATAAAAAAATTTTCAGGCCGTAAAAGATTCGCAGGTCTCGCGCGTTCATTAGTTCCCGCAAAATTAACACCTTTGATTCTCGAATTGTCCGATATTCCGCACGATAAGCCCATTGAATATATTTCAGACGAAGAAATTTTTGAGTTCGTGAAATTGCTCAAAGATATACGAATGCACATTAACGGGCTATGGAGCTTCAATAATGCAGTAGTAACAAACGGAGGAGTCAGCCTCAAGGAAATAGAGCCTTCAACAATGAAATCAAAATTGTGCGATAATTTATACTTTGCAGGTGAAATATTAGACCTTAACGGCCCGTCAGGAGGATTCAACCTTCAAATTTGCTGGAGCACGGGCTATATTGCAGGGAGCGTGAATTAATTGTTATTAGTACTTGACACGGGCAACACAACTATTGCAGCAGGAGTCTTCGACAACGATAAATTAATTGCACATTGGCGGCTTACTTCTGTATCTCGGACATCTGACGAAATCGGCGTTTATCTGCTTGATTTATTAGCGAGCAAAAATATTAATCCATCATCAATAACGGGCGCGGCCTTTGCTTCTGTTGTGCCTTCATTAGATTTTGCGATTACTGAGGCGATAAAGCAATATTTTAACGTGAACCCTCTGCAGGTTGACTCGAAAACTAATACAGGACTCGAATTAAGAATCAAGAATCCTAATGAAGTAGGCGCAGACAGAATCGTAAACGCTTTTGCAGGTCTTCACAAGTACGGTGCTCCCGTTATTGTCGTCGATTATGGAACGGCTATAACATTTGACTGTGTCGCACAAGATCGCGCGTATATAGGCGGAGTAATTGCCCCCGGTCTTGTGTCGGGAATATCTGCTTTGTTCTCGAAGGCTGCGAAATTGCCTCAAGTCGCGCTGTCAATCCCTGAAAAAGTAATAGGCATCGACACAACAGAAAGTATTCAGTCAGGAATCTTATACGGCAACGGAGGCTTGACAGATAGATTAATTGACATGATTCGCGATAATGACTCGATGAAGGACGCAAAGGTCGCAGCAACAGGAGGACACGCGGATTTAATGCAAAAAGTTTCGCGCAATATTCAATATGTAGATAAATGGCTTATGCTTGAGGGCCTGAAATTAATTTACGAGAGAAATAATAAATCATGATTCGTGCGGGAGGTCTTGAACTCGATAATAATTTATGTCTTGCACCTTTGGCAGGAGTAACGCTCTTGACCGTGAGAGAATTTTTTACGCAGATGGGAGCAGCTTTGACTCATACGGAAATGATAAGCTGTTCGGGGTTAATTCGCGATAATGCAAAGACTCTCGACATGCTCAAAGTAGCGAGTCATGAAGGGCCGTTAATTGTGCAGTTGTTTGCGCCTGATGAAAAAATTTTATTCGAGGGAGCTTTACGAGTAATCAATCATTGCGAAAGATTTTCAGGTCTGGGCATAAATATGGCGTGTCCAATGCCTAAGATTACAAAAAATGGTGCTGGTTCTGCTTTAATGCGCCGTCCGGAAATTGCGTCAAAAATGGTCAAGTGCCTGAAAGATTTAAATTTTCCTGTATGGGTCAAGACCCGCAAATTTGATGATGACAACGAGACTCTAAAGTTTGCCGAGCTTCTAATAAATTCCGGAGCAGATAATATTTGCATTCATGGGCGCACACCTTCACAGCGTTACGAAGGAATTGCGGACAGGAAAATAATTTCTCTTGCTGCTAAAAATTTTCCCGGCTATATCAGTGCAAGCGGCGACGTAAAGAATCTTTCTGACATTGACGAATATTTAAGCATGGGCTGCGTTATGATAATGCTTGCTAGAGGTGCTTTTGCTAATCCGTGCATGTTTGAAGAGTTCAGGGGCGTTTACAGGACTCAGAGTGAAAAACTTGACGCGCTGATAAATTTTGCGTACAGAACCCGTGATTTATTGAGCGAACATAAAGCAATAGTATTAATGAAGAGATTCGCAGGCAGCATGATAAAATTCAAAAACGGCTCGGCAGCTTTAAGACAGCAGGCAATGTTATCTAATAGTTTGGACGAGCTTATAAATATTTTACGGTTAGGAGTGATAAACAATGAGTAAGCACGTTGATTTTATGCCAAATGGAGTATGTTCGCGATTTATTATGTTTGATATTGATGATGATAACAAGATTCACGGACTTAATTTTGTCGGAGGTTGTCCCGGAAATTTGAAGGCGATCTCGAAACTTTTAGAGGGTGCGGACGCTTCACAAACTGCGAAAATATTGCGCGGGAATCTTTGCGGGAGTCGAGGTACTTCATGCGCGGATCAACTCGCAATAGCAATAGAAGAGGCTTTAGCGTCATGAAAATTGATGATAAATTCGGAAGTATCTGGGATGAACTCCCGCAGAAACGCGAAAAACGAGTCCCAACAAATCAAAGCGACGCACTAGAACTCGTGAACGCTGCACAGTCAAGCATGGATAAATCGACTCTTAAAGCATGGGACAGCCATAATAATATGATGAAGAAGTCGGCAGAATTACGAAAGATTCAGGCGCGAAAAAAGGCCATAGAGCAGCAATATCAGGAAGACCGCGAAGAACAACGCGAAATAATGGCAAAAATCGCGATTGAGAATGCACAAAGGCGTGAAAAATTGAAATAATCAGCACTAATTCATTTGCTATAATATTCACGATTTAAACAAGAAATTTTTTGTTTATGAAGGAGGAAATTTTTTCATCATGGAACCTGTTTACAAGTATTACAAACCGGCGTGGAAGAGCTTTTATAAACTTTGGATGCTAATGCTCTTGATTCTCATTCTTGCTGGTATAGGCACATATTACGGCCCGTTCAAGTGTCAGCCCGACTCTAACCTCTGCAAATGGATGTGGATAATCGTAGCAGTAATTGAAGTCTTGATGTTCTTGTACATTGCAGTAAAGCGCAAGACAATGCAGTTAATTTTGCGTAATAACCCGAACAAGGCCGAAGATCAAGAAGTCGCATTTGTCATAATACATCCGTTAAAGCCTTTCAGCGCTGATTTTCGCGAGTCAATTGAGATAAGTCTTGCAAATATCACACATATT carries:
- a CDS encoding NAD(P)/FAD-dependent oxidoreductase; its protein translation is MENFDTLIIGGGPAGLMAAIRAGSLGQRVIIVEKNATLGEKLLISGRGRCNFTNAEPDINNFIAKYGEKGKFLYSAFSKFGPHETMAFFANHGVELTEERGKRVFPTSGGSQRILDTLIMQCRKYNVKIFRSNPVKALKIKDSRVLYVITENEEISANKFIIAAGGKSYPRTGSTGDGYRLAQQAGHTITKLYPALVPVKTQETWPKLASGCDLRNVRLTVIRNGIDIDNRFGQMEFTNFGVSGPIVMDLSSFIPEWQEGAESLEFSLDLKPSLTHGILIERVKREIKKFSGRKRFAGLARSLVPAKLTPLILELSDIPHDKPIEYISDEEIFEFVKLLKDIRMHINGLWSFNNAVVTNGGVSLKEIEPSTMKSKLCDNLYFAGEILDLNGPSGGFNLQICWSTGYIAGSVN
- a CDS encoding type III pantothenate kinase is translated as MLLVLDTGNTTIAAGVFDNDKLIAHWRLTSVSRTSDEIGVYLLDLLASKNINPSSITGAAFASVVPSLDFAITEAIKQYFNVNPLQVDSKTNTGLELRIKNPNEVGADRIVNAFAGLHKYGAPVIVVDYGTAITFDCVAQDRAYIGGVIAPGLVSGISALFSKAAKLPQVALSIPEKVIGIDTTESIQSGILYGNGGLTDRLIDMIRDNDSMKDAKVAATGGHADLMQKVSRNIQYVDKWLMLEGLKLIYERNNKS
- a CDS encoding tRNA-dihydrouridine synthase family protein, with protein sequence MIRAGGLELDNNLCLAPLAGVTLLTVREFFTQMGAALTHTEMISCSGLIRDNAKTLDMLKVASHEGPLIVQLFAPDEKILFEGALRVINHCERFSGLGINMACPMPKITKNGAGSALMRRPEIASKMVKCLKDLNFPVWVKTRKFDDDNETLKFAELLINSGADNICIHGRTPSQRYEGIADRKIISLAAKNFPGYISASGDVKNLSDIDEYLSMGCVMIMLARGAFANPCMFEEFRGVYRTQSEKLDALINFAYRTRDLLSEHKAIVLMKRFAGSMIKFKNGSAALRQQAMLSNSLDELINILRLGVINNE
- a CDS encoding TIGR03905 family TSCPD domain-containing protein → MSKHVDFMPNGVCSRFIMFDIDDDNKIHGLNFVGGCPGNLKAISKLLEGADASQTAKILRGNLCGSRGTSCADQLAIAIEEALAS
- a CDS encoding PH domain-containing protein, with amino-acid sequence MEPVYKYYKPAWKSFYKLWMLMLLILILAGIGTYYGPFKCQPDSNLCKWMWIIVAVIEVLMFLYIAVKRKTMQLILRNNPNKAEDQEVAFVIIHPLKPFSADFRESIEISLANITHIKVGQTMMQSLLGIGDLIITSSGTSGEEIVAKNIPHPQAVRDEIQIHARSYTMPNPSQSPNLTQPQQ